Part of the Saccharomyces mikatae IFO 1815 strain IFO1815 genome assembly, chromosome: 1 genome is shown below.
GTATTTGGGAAGCCGACTCCTACTAGCACTCAGACATGGAATTCATCTCTAGACaatttagaaaaaatatcgTCGACTGCTGCACTTGAACAAAATTTAGACTACCACAGTGGTCTACGGCAGGGTCCGTTACCAAGTGATGgttcaaaagaacaatcaTCGATGATTGGAATGAATAGCCTGAACAATTCAACCAATGCTACACCTTTTGTCGAAAATTCGTCTGAAGCACAACTTCCCAACGGGTTTGATAGAGGTCAAGCAAATAATACTTCTTTTCCAGGATATTTTGGTGGTTTGGATTTATTTGATTATGACTTTTTATTTGGTAATGATTTCGCTTGAATCATTTTCTGTAACCCCTATCTATTCATTTCAGCAACTAATTAATTTTTATAGCCACGAATTTATGAAACTGattgaaaatataaagaGCTAAGCACATACAcacatatatgtatatatacatatatagtGGTTAATGTAGGGACAGTTCTTCCCTTCTAAACCTTCGAAAAATGATCAAACCAATATAACTGATCAAGCAAGACCTTCTCCTTTGCATATTTCACAGCTGGGTTAGAAATATCGCCTCTCGCAGCGAATCCATGAGCCACACCACTAAAGAGGTCCAATTGGTAAATAGCGTGAATATCTTTCAGCTTTTCTTCCGTCAAATGTCTCATGTTGGCCGGGAAGATTTGATCTTCTTCAGCTGCTGAAATCAATAATGGCCTTTCGTTACCAATCGCTTCAATTTCGTCGATGCTAACAAAAGATGGATGCGCAATGGCCGCAACATTAGCAAGACCCTCATTCATATTGATGTGCTGAACGGCGAATTTGGCACCAAAACAGTAACCAACAACACCGATAAACTTTGGATCGTATTCGAGTTTTAATAACTTCATGAATCCATCAACGATTTTCTTGGTGACTTCAGGAGAGTGTTTTTGAAACCAAGCATCACGATCAATTGGTTTATCTGGTATAATAGCATCACCAAATAGGATATCGGGAGCAAAGACCTTGTACCCGGCGTCTGCAAATTTATCGGCCGTTAATAAAACGTTGTTGAATTTGTTACCATATACATCTGTCATAATAACAATCACTTTTTCCTGAGGCGATGCAGACCCTGTTACGTACGTATCTAAACcaaatatttcttcatGGTGTCCCCTCGGAGATCCATCATGATAGACTCCTTCAAAACAACACTTGCCGGGTTGATGGGATGCCATTGGATTAATTTATATTTGTTGTGGTATGGTTAAACGCGATAGAAAACTTTAACTTTGCTTGAGATAAGCCATCTCTATATTCTTTATGTGTTCCCTTCTAAATTACTGtggtttttcatttttatcgGAGAGAGAAAAAGGGCTCTGAAATATGTCCGTCCTAAAATTGTTATTGTAGAATAGCAGTTTTCTCCCTAATACCAAAACATTGGGCATCAGTTATTTGTGGAACTTTGATGGCTTGAACAGTTTCATCAGTGTGAAGGAACACAGTGCCAGGAATCCAACAGTGGATCCAAAAATTAGAGCCGTTTGTCTGTAATCGACGTCTTTAGTTGTGGTTTCCTCTGGCAACCCTGGAGTATTCTTACCAGGATCTAGTGCAGCTTCTGTAATTTTTATGAAGAGTTCATTCAGTGAACTTAGCCATCTCGATGATATGTGCAATGGGTGATTCACAAATAACTCATCTGCTAGTTCATCTGGTTGAATTTGACATCTTTGTTGCTGTTTATCGAGATCTGCTTTAGAAGCTACAAATACCAACGGTAGGTCTTGTAAATAAGTAAACTTATCCAGAAGTGAAACTAGATAGGAGAATGACTCTGGGTCGCTGGAGTCGTAGGTTAGACAAATCACATCACATTCTTTTAACTTGTCCTTATTCTCTAGTATGGCGTATTCTTGTTCTCCGAGTTCTTGCAGAATCAAATAGTACTGTTTCCCACCTTTTAGTTCCAAACTGTTGACTGCAATTCTTGGTTTAATCGTGGGAGAATACTCCTCTGAGAATGTTCTGCCCAAGAAGGCCTCTAGTAAAGAACTCTTGCCGCAACATGGCTTTCCTACGACAAAGCAATTAAACACTTTTCTGTCATTGACGTTGGATCTGTAAAGCTTCCCTGAACGACGTCTCATTCTTCTTGGCTTAGTTACTTGTAAGGCGAGTCTTGCATCTTCTTGGAAGCCAAAATACACTAAGTATGCGGTAGTTGTGCTATAATTCAAGAAAGTCGTCATACTCCACTGGGCTAACCAGCCTTGTAAAGTGATGCAGCTCTTGTTGTTCACAACTGTGGAGAAGGgaaaatttgttgatgtCCATAGTTCAGGTAGCCCTGGTGTACACTTAAATAGACGATGTAGTTCTTGACTATTCAAACCACCATCGTTATCGACATCGAACTTTAAGAAAATATCTACAAGAAATCTGTACCCCTTAGGGCTCAATTCCACGCTGGAAGTATCAGGCACAACCAACCTCGGGTGAAGGattttatcattaataCACAGGGAGTCTGTGTAGTGGAAAGTCCTTAATATAGCCCATGTAGTCTCATGCCGTCCCCTTTCAGCGTAAATTTTGTTTAGGACAAGGAAACCATCTTTTGTGATGCCCTTCCCAGGCACGTACAACTTATTATTAGCATACTCTAGATCGTGTTTAGGAATATCCAGAAGCAAATCTTTTATGAAATTCAATTCGTTTACGTCGATACTTTTATTGAAGCATTTCTTTTGCAATCCCAAGATCTCGTTATCATCCAAGTATGAATCCTGGTTTAAATCGCTCAAGAGGAaaactcttttcaaagccATGACAGCCAATGGCTTTAATTCACCAACCATGGCATCGAACAAGGGTGATATTGGGTGTGTTATAGCCCTTTGACAAAGATAAAATGCCTGATTAAGATCAAACTGAGTCTTGGCACTAGTCTTAATGCAAGtgtcaatttctttaaactCCATTAGAATCGGAATAAATTCCTCATCTTCCACTTTGgtatcaatatcatcacTATCTGCTGATGATGACATTGCATTAGAATTGGTATTTGATAGGGAATCGCACTTATTTTTGCAGAGAATGACAGGAATATTCAATCCCAGAGATCTGAAGTGAGGTAACCAAAAGAGAGAAACATGCTCATACGATTCGTGATCGCAATACACAAGCCAAAGGACATCTGCAGATTTTAATTCATGATCTAAAGTCGTAAGATCCGAATCTGAAGTATCTATGAGAACTGTATTTTTGGGAGAGTATGAAGGTGATGATGAGAAGTCTCTCGGAATACTGATGGGGGGCAATACGTCTTGTATGGTCGGTATAAATTCAGCTTTAGTTAATGATACCACTAAACTGGATTTACCAACCCCTTCATCGCCGCAAATTACTACCCGAATTGTTTCTTTAGTCATTATGTTGTTCGATCTACTGATTTTCGATCGTCCGttacttttgtttttgatttttatttgttcgTTGCTTGAATATCATTCTTGTTTCCAAGACAAAAATCACTATATTAAATGTTAAAGGCCTACGGTAACCACTAAATAAGCTGCTTCAAAGTGGCGGAGTATTGCGCTATATATCTGTACGTCACTTAAGAATTATTTATTGATAGATTAAACAGTTTCGACCTCAATGactcattttcttgttctaaAGCCTTGATTCTAGCTTCTGAAGCGTTTGCATCAAGCTTCCGTCTTTCTCTTTCGGATATCCATCTTCTTTGTAACTCCTCTATTCGTAAGCACAATTCTTTATTTGGGGTTGCGGTTAGTTCATCTCcttcttgttgttgcttCTCCGGATTTTCCATGACAATTAGTGAAGAAATATAAGAATCTATAATGGATTCTAATGCAGTCTCTATAAAGGTGTAGAGCGATTCTAGTTTTGGCTGAATCAcattcaagtttttcagTGCATTCGGTACTGATTTTATTGAGTTCATCTTCCTATCAAATTGTATTATTGAGCTTTCTTGTAAGATTTTCTGTAAGATACGAAAAACACTGTCGAGGTGTAATAAAAGATTCTGGTTGAATTTAGTGAAATTAGTTTCATATTGTGATACTATTAAACTTTGATTGTCCAGAGTATTTAGtttattcttcaattgaTAATTCTCTAAACCTAACTTGTCTAATTGGTTTTGTACTATTTGGAACTCCTCTGACTTATCGATTTGAAGATCATTGATTTGCTTCTCTAAGTCATTAATGTAGCTGTCCCAattgttttcctttaatttatttatttttgtcAAAGTTTCCAATTCTTTAGTTAAAACTTTCTCATTTTGATCCATTCTACTAAGATCATTCtttaacttttcaaaatccttCATCAGAACAGATTGTGACtctatctttttcttcaattgagATATCAAAAGGTCTTGTTTTTCCATGACAGAATTGGAATTCTCTTCCAGTTCTAAGGAACCCAGCAGATGAGATTGCTCATTTAATTTAGACGCTATTATTTGTTCTAGTTTCTGtgacttttcaaatttaagTCTGATGGAATCTATAAATTGGTCATACTCTTTGTGTAAATTTTCGATTACAATCTCTAACTGAGTGTCcaaagttttttcaaagcgGGATTCGGCAGCTAAAATGGGTAAAGTAGTACTATTAGCTATCACATTTTCTGTATCAGTGTGATTATTATTGTCATGAGTTTCATCATTCTGGTATCGATTATCAACATCATCCCGCTCGCTTGTTGACAAATCCTTACTCTCGAAATGTGATCTTGCAGGTGAAGATTGAGCCAGTGAGCGAaattcttcgtcttcatcttcatcttttggTTGCACTTGATCTTTAGAATGCAAAAATTCCTGCAAGAACTGGGTGATGAATTTGGATAAAGTATCCATTTTCTCAAGTACATAATCCGAGCTCAATTCCAAAGTTTCCTCCAGGatttctttgtctttttcaTGAAAGACATGaacattttcatcttgGTCATCAAAATTGGTTAATATAAAGGATAGCAAATGATTGATGGTATTTACGATACTTTCggaattttccaaattttcctGCACGAATTGCAGCGTATCTTGGTATTCAGTCTCCCTTGTTTTTAAAGTATGCTTCAATTTGCTTATTTCGACATTTAAATCTTCGATTATGGAATTTTTAAATTCATTGTCATTGACTATCGACGGCGGATTAGCATCTTTATCAGAAATTTTACGAATGTATTCATAGAGTACTTGGATCTTGATCTTTGCATTTGTCAGCTCCTTCTCCATATTCTTGACTCTGTTGGAATCGCTGACTAGGGCAGGCTTCAAGGCATCGTTATGAGATGACCTCGTGGTTACAGAGTCCCTGAATGATGGTATAGACATCCCGGAATCCATCGAGTTCGTGAACTCGCTGTCGTCACCATCATCGTCACCATTGTCGTCATTGTTGTGGAGACGCCTGCTACTACTACTAACCCAACGATGTACCATTACTATGAATTCCCTACTGTTATTtgctttgtttttttgatatcaGTGTTCCTAATGTGAAATTTCGCGATTCCaattaaaataataaatatataatgtaAAGAATATACACAGGGGAAAGCAAGACTAAACTAAAAGTGATACTTACATGGACTTTTTTGCTTCCAAGACTATTCATGATGATGCCGAACCCTTTGCACTTGCCTTCTTGGTGGTCAGTTGCAGGCCATGCCATCTGGAAATATCgtctttcaaaattctgtTCACCAGTTGGTGCTGCTTGATGAGACTCAGCCCGTTGAATTTCTTGCTTGTTACATTGATGGAAAACATAGAACCGCAGCCACCGGAAACGTCTTGCACCTTACACACCTCTGGCTCTAGTTCCTGTTGTAGTTTGTCCATAATCATCTTCTCTTCCGGAGTCACTGCCATCTGTGTGGAATACCAAATTCTTTGGCCCGTCAAAATCCTTGGCCACCAGGCATGCTTCACCGATATAGAACGTAACATGGTGTGTGAGAGCTTGTTTTCctatatttatttcttccCTTATCGCCTTTATGGTTCTTAGTGACCAAATGAAGAAACTTGCATGGTCCGGAATGacaaatcaaaaagaaagtagtATTACTAGCAGCAAAGTAGggtagaaagaaaacaatgttTAAGCGAGCAATGAGCACAGATGGACCCATGGCACATGCCATTCTTAAGAGACTAGAACGTCGTTTTCCAGATTACAAGAACTTTGCGTTTGGTCTGTATAACGACTCATACAAGCATAAGGGACATGCTGGTGTGCAGGAAAATGCCTCTGCTGAGACACATTTCCGCATTGAGATGGTCagtaaaaaatttgaaggcCTGAAACTTCCACAACGTCACCGCATGGTTTATTCTCTCTTACAAGATGAGATGGCGCAGACAAATGGCATCCATGCTTTACAATTATCGCTAAAGACTCCACAGGAATATGAGTCCAAGGCCAAATAGAATAAATAAGTGTATGTGttgaattgttttttctatttctcttatatatatatttataagTGCTTTACGTACGTATAGACTTCATTTAGTCATCATGAACCAGTGTCTTTTCATACTGCTCTAGGGACATTAGACCCTCGACCTGTTCCACATTGACGCCCTCGCCAAGCTTCATCTTGACTAGCCAGCCGTCACCCATGGGGTCTTCATTCACCACGCCTGGGTTTTCTTCGAGGTTGGTGTTGATTTCCTCCACGGTACCATCGGCAGGCTGGTAAATCTCAGAAGCTGACTTAACGGACTCAATAGATCCTAGCGACTCGCCCTGGGCGATCTCAGTGCCCACCTCTGGTAGCTCAACATAGGTAGCGTCTCCAAGGGCGTCAGTGGCATACTTTGTGATTCCGACAAAGGCAGTCTTGTCCTGATGCACAGCTATCCACTCATGTTGGGTAGTATATCTCACGGCTTGAGGTCCTTGGGATGAGTACAAAAATGGTAGTTTATTCTTGTTTAGGGCATTACTGGAGCTGTTTCTCAAAAACAACTTGCCAGCGGTAGGAATGCGGGTGGTCCATAGTCTAGTACTGCGTAACATTGTCGGTGTATTATGTCTTAATGTATACTTTCTCGTTATCGTTAACCACTTGTTTGGTGGTCTGTATATATAGAAGAAAGAGTTAGCGAAAGTGACTCCGCCGCTAAGTGACTCCTGAAGGACGTgtcaaaataatgatattttataaCACAAATGGTGAATAACACATTGGTTTGCAATTAAAGACAGTTGTAAGCATAGGTACAAGCattcttatatatatatatatataatggTAGTGATTACTTCACTTCAACCTGTCGAGCAGTGAATCGCATTGTTTGTGCAAGTTCTCATCTTCTTGTTTGAGCTGATGCAGTAGGTCACGCACAGTGTCCTGCACTGGAGGTCTGAACATAATGAGAAACTTGAGCGTCTGAAATCCAAGAGAGCTTCTTGCCGGGTCCAGGCAAATAGGCTTGAGAGCCTCAAGGTGATCACTATGAAGACTGGGCAGCTCACTCATAAGTCTGATGAAGAATCGTCTGTGTTtgttttcaagaaatgGACCTAGAGACTCGAGAATTTTTAAAGACCATGTTTTGTAGTTGGTTGGTTCTTGGCGTAGTGAAGTTTGAAAGAACCATTCTTCATTGAGCCATTCGATGATCAGACTTACGCGTTGTTCGAAGTCCTGAATGAAGAAGCTGAGCAGTTGTTCACGAACTAAGTCACTAGCCTCTTGTGTTGCGATGCCTCTCGTGATCAAT
Proteins encoded:
- the AIM2 gene encoding protein AIM2 (similar to Saccharomyces cerevisiae AIM2 (YAL049C); ancestral locus Anc_7.18): MASHQPGKCCFEGVYHDGSPRGHHEEIFGLDTYVTGSASPQEKVIVIMTDVYGNKFNNVLLTADKFADAGYKVFAPDILFGDAIIPDKPIDRDAWFQKHSPEVTKKIVDGFMKLLKLEYDPKFIGVVGYCFGAKFAVQHINMNEGLANVAAIAHPSFVSIDEIEAIGNERPLLISAAEEDQIFPANMRHLTEEKLKDIHAIYQLDLFSGVAHGFAARGDISNPAVKYAKEKVLLDQLYWFDHFSKV
- the GEM1 gene encoding ERMES complex Ca(2+)-binding regulatory GTPase GEM1 (similar to Saccharomyces cerevisiae GEM1 (YAL048C); ancestral locus Anc_7.19), which translates into the protein MTKETIRVVICGDEGVGKSSLVVSLTKAEFIPTIQDVLPPISIPRDFSSSPSYSPKNTVLIDTSDSDLTTLDHELKSADVLWLVYCDHESYEHVSLFWLPHFRSLGLNIPVILCKNKCDSLSNTNSNAMSSSADSDDIDTKVEDEEFIPILMEFKEIDTCIKTSAKTQFDLNQAFYLCQRAITHPISPLFDAMVGELKPLAVMALKRVFLLSDLNQDSYLDDNEILGLQKKCFNKSIDVNELNFIKDLLLDIPKHDLEYANNKLYVPGKGITKDGFLVLNKIYAERGRHETTWAILRTFHYTDSLCINDKILHPRLVVPDTSSVELSPKGYRFLVDIFLKFDVDNDGGLNSQELHRLFKCTPGLPELWTSTNFPFSTVVNNKSCITLQGWLAQWSMTTFLNYSTTTAYLVYFGFQEDARLALQVTKPRRMRRRSGKLYRSNVNDRKVFNCFVVGKPCCGKSSLLEAFLGRTFSEEYSPTIKPRIAVNSLELKGGKQYYLILQELGEQEYAILENKDKLKECDVICLTYDSSDPESFSYLVSLLDKFTYLQDLPLVFVASKADLDKQQQRCQIQPDELADELFVNHPLHISSRWLSSLNELFIKITEAALDPGKNTPGLPEETTTKDVDYRQTALIFGSTVGFLALCSFTLMKLFKPSKFHK
- the SPC72 gene encoding gamma-tubulin complex subunit SPC72 (similar to Saccharomyces cerevisiae SPC72 (YAL047C); ancestral locus Anc_7.21); the encoded protein is MVHRWVSSSSRRLHNNDDNGDDDGDDSEFTNSMDSGMSIPSFRDSVTTRSSHNDALKPALVSDSNRVKNMEKELTNAKIKIQVLYEYIRKISDKDANPPSIVNDNEFKNSIIEDLNVEISKLKHTLKTRETEYQDTLQFVQENLENSESIVNTINHLLSFILTNFDDQDENVHVFHEKDKEILEETLELSSDYVLEKMDTLSKFITQFLQEFLHSKDQVQPKDEDEDEEFRSLAQSSPARSHFESKDLSTSERDDVDNRYQNDETHDNNNHTDTENVIANSTTLPILAAESRFEKTLDTQLEIVIENLHKEYDQFIDSIRLKFEKSQKLEQIIASKLNEQSHLLGSLELEENSNSVMEKQDLLISQLKKKIESQSVLMKDFEKLKNDLSRMDQNEKVLTKELETLTKINKLKENNWDSYINDLEKQINDLQIDKSEEFQIVQNQLDKLGLENYQLKNKLNTLDNQSLIVSQYETNFTKFNQNLLLHLDSVFRILQKILQESSIIQFDRKMNSIKSVPNALKNLNVIQPKLESLYTFIETALESIIDSYISSLIVMENPEKQQQEGDELTATPNKELCLRIEELQRRWISERERRKLDANASEARIKALEQENESLRSKLFNLSINNS
- the BOL3 gene encoding Bol3p (similar to Saccharomyces cerevisiae AIM1 (YAL046C); ancestral locus Anc_7.23), with product MLRSISVKHAWWPRILTGQRIWYSTQMAVTPEEKMIMDKLQQELEPEVCKVQDVSGGCGSMFSINVTSKKFNGLSLIKQHQLVNRILKDDISRWHGLQLTTKKASAKGSASS
- the BOL1 gene encoding Bol1p (similar to Saccharomyces cerevisiae YAL044W-A; ancestral locus Anc_7.24), which gives rise to MFKRAMSTDGPMAHAILKRLERRFPDYKNFAFGLYNDSYKHKGHAGVQENASAETHFRIEMVSKKFEGLKLPQRHRMVYSLLQDEMAQTNGIHALQLSLKTPQEYESKAK
- the GCV3 gene encoding glycine decarboxylase subunit H (similar to Saccharomyces cerevisiae GCV3 (YAL044C); ancestral locus Anc_7.25), whose protein sequence is MLRSTRLWTTRIPTAGKLFLRNSSSNALNKNKLPFLYSSQGPQAVRYTTQHEWIAVHQDKTAFVGITKYATDALGDATYVELPEVGTEIAQGESLGSIESVKSASEIYQPADGTVEEINTNLEENPGVVNEDPMGDGWLVKMKLGEGVNVEQVEGLMSLEQYEKTLVHDD